The genome window GTAATTGGTGTTTGTCATCTAAACCTCTTTTCACCGTTGGTTGAGTAGCCCCGTGTTCGTCGGGGCGTATCGAAACCAACACTTACATGAAAACTTAAACTTTGACTCAAACTGGTGGTTTCGACGGCTTGCGCTCAATCACCGATTATCACTTCTTCCAATTCTCAGGTCTCAACGACCGCACCGCTGCGCCTGCGCGCCACATCTCCGAATCGCGGACGGCGGCGAGTTCCACTTCGAGTTTTGCACGGTAATCGGGCTGGCTGTTGGCTTCGAGCGTGATGCGCGCTTCGTTGCCTGAAACCACGCTTTGATACAAATCAGTGAATACGGGCGCAACCGCATCACGGAACTTGTCCTTCCAATCGAGCGCGCCGCGCTGGGCGGTGGTGGAACAGTTGGCGTACATCCAGTCCATGCCGTTCTGTCCCACCAACCGGATCAACGACTGTGTAAGTTCCTCCACCGTTTCATTGAACGCCTCGGATGGAGAATGTCCATGCTTGCGAAGTTCGTTGTACTGTGCTTCCATCACACCCGCCAGCGCGCCCATGAGGATGCCGCGTTCGCCCGTCAGGTCGGAATACACTTCCTTTTCGAATGTGGTGGGGAATAAATAGCCCGCGCCAATGGCAATTCCCAACGCGATCGTGCGGTCTTTCGCCTTCCCCGTCGCATCCTGGTGGACGGCGAAACTGGCATTGATGCCTGAACCGTCGAGATAATTCAAGCGGACACTTCGTCCAGATCCCTTCGGCGCGACAAGCGCCACGTCCACGTGCGGAGGCGGGATCACGCCCGTATCATCCTTGAAGGTGACGGAAAATCCGTGCGAGAAGTAGAGCATGTCGCCTTCGTTCAAACATTCCACGATCTTTGACCACAGTGAACGCTGACCCGCATCAGACAATAAATATTGAATAACAGTCCCCTTCTCCGCGGCTTCCTCCACTGAGAACAACGTCTCACCTGGGACCCAGCCGTCCTCCACAGCCTTATCCCAATTTTTCGTCCCTGCACGCTGACCAACGATGACCTTGATGCCGTTGTCGCGCATGTTCATCGCCTGTGCGGGTCCCTGCACGCCGTAGCCCAACACCGCCACCACTTCATCCTTGAGAACTTCCCGCGCTTTCTCCAGTGGAAATTCATCACGTGTAACAACTTCTTCTTCCACACCGCCAAAATTTATCTTTGCCATGATTTCAAATTCTCCTTTTTATGTCATTGCGAGCCGAGCCAAGCAATCTCAACGCACCTACAATGAAAGTATTGATGATTAAATTCAAGATTTCTTCGGGCTGTCGCCCTCGCAATGACAGACTCACTCTACGGCACCATCGCCGCGACGGACACGTCCTCATAATGACGATCGCTCATGCCAGGCATACGGCGCACGCCATCGTTAACGCCGCGCGTCATTGCGACCTGTCCCGTGCGCACCATCTCCACGATGCCGATCGGACGGAGCAGTTCCATCATGCCTTCTATCTTGTCCTCCGTGCCGGTGATCTCGACAATGACCGAATCAGGAGCCACGTCCACGATGCGGGCACGGAAGATCTCAGCCAGCCCATTGACTTCGGCGCGGCGTTCGGGTGCGACCTTGACCTTGATCAGAGCCAGGTCACGGGTCACCGAAGGCTGATGCGTGACGTCCTGCACGTCAATCACGTTGACCAGCTTATACAGGTTCGCTTCGATGCGGTGTGCATCCACATCCCCATTCGGGCAACTCACCACGATGGTCATACGCGACACATCGGGGTTATCCGTCCGCCCGACGGCGAGAGACTCGATATTGAAATTGCGGCGGCGAAATAGCGATGCCACGCGGTTCAACACGCCGGGTTTATTTTCTACTAATGCGATAAAGGTGTAATTCATTTGTACTCCTATCCGTCTTTCGCCTTTCATCTTTCGTTGTGTCTCAAACGAAAAGAGAAAAGAGTTTATTTTTGTGCAGCCTGTTTGACTGGTCTTCTTATCATTTCATGCAATGCCGAACCGGCGGGAACCATTGGATACACGGCATCTTCTTGTTCCACACGGAACTCCAGTACAACAGGCCCCCTGGTCTTGCGCGCCCATTCGATGGCTTCACCCACTTCTTCACGTTTGGTTACAAGCCGTGCAGGGACTCCATGCGCCTCTGCCAGTTTGACAAAATCAGGCGTGAGCATATTAACTGCGGAATAGCGCTTCTCGAAGAAGAACTCCTGCCATTGACGCACCATGCCGAGGAAGTTGTTATTCATGATGGCGACTTTCACATTCGCGCCTTCCTGAACGGCAGTGGTCAACTCGGCAGCGGTCATTTGGAATCCGCCATCACCGGCAATTGCCCATATCTCCTGATCTTTCGCTGCAAACCACGCGCCGATGGCTGATGGGAGACCAAAACCCATTGTCCCCGCGCCGCCCGAAGTAATCCAGCGGTTCGGCTTATCCAGTTGATAATATTGCGCCGTCCACATCTGGTGCTGACCTACATCCGTCGTCACGATCGCACCGCCACCTGTCGCTTTCCAAATATCACCGATCAGATGTGCCACGTACAACTTGCCGTCATCTTCCCAATTCATGATCGAGCGGGAATCGGCTTCGTTCTTCCAATTATTGATTTCCTCCAGCCATTCATCATGGTCGTATTCATCCACCAGGGGAATCAGATCACTCACGACCGTTTTCACATCGCCGACCAGAGGAACGTCCACAAACACATTTTTATGCACTTCAGACGGGTCGATTTCGATATGGATTTTCTTTGCCTTCGGCGCGTACGTTTTCAATGTACCGGTCACCCGGTCATCGAAGCGCATCCCGAAGGCAAGGATCAGATCGGAATTTTGGATCGCCATGTTCGCATACGCTTCGCCGTGCATCCCCATCATTCCCAGACTCAACGGATGCGACGCGGGAAACGCGCCCAAGCCCAGCAACGTGCTGGTCACAGGCGTTTGAGTCTTCACAGCAAATTGCATCAACTCTTCTTCGGCCTCCGACATCAACACGCCATGTCCACATAGAATGACGGGCTTCTTCGCCTTCTGTATCAACGCAACAGCATCCTCCAGCAAATTGCGCGGCGACCGCGTCACAGGCTGGTAGCCGGGCAGTTTCACTTCTTCCGGGTAAACAAATTCACACGACTCCACCTGTGCGTTCTTGCAAATGTCGACCAACACGGGGCCGGGTCGTCCACTGCGCGCGATATAAAACGCCTCACAGATCGTTTCCGCAATCTGGTCAGCGCGCGTCACAAGATAATTATGTTTCGTAATCGGCAGGGTAATGCCTGTAACATCGGTCTCCTGAAACGCATCGCCGCCGATCAAATGTGCCGCAACCTGTCCAGTAATAAAGACAACAGGGACTGAATCCATCATTGCCGTTGCAATACCCGTCACCAAATTCGTTGCGCCGGGTCCGGAGGTTGCCATTGCCACTCCCACTTTTCCCGAAACGCGCGCATATCCATCCGC of Anaerolineales bacterium contains these proteins:
- the ilvN gene encoding acetolactate synthase small subunit, with product MNYTFIALVENKPGVLNRVASLFRRRNFNIESLAVGRTDNPDVSRMTIVVSCPNGDVDAHRIEANLYKLVNVIDVQDVTHQPSVTRDLALIKVKVAPERRAEVNGLAEIFRARIVDVAPDSVIVEITGTEDKIEGMMELLRPIGIVEMVRTGQVAMTRGVNDGVRRMPGMSDRHYEDVSVAAMVP
- the ilvB gene encoding biosynthetic-type acetolactate synthase large subunit, producing the protein MKLKGAEIIWECLTREGVEVVFGYPGGANMPIYDAMLNYPVHHVLVRHEQGGAHMADGYARVSGKVGVAMATSGPGATNLVTGIATAMMDSVPVVFITGQVAAHLIGGDAFQETDVTGITLPITKHNYLVTRADQIAETICEAFYIARSGRPGPVLVDICKNAQVESCEFVYPEEVKLPGYQPVTRSPRNLLEDAVALIQKAKKPVILCGHGVLMSEAEEELMQFAVKTQTPVTSTLLGLGAFPASHPLSLGMMGMHGEAYANMAIQNSDLILAFGMRFDDRVTGTLKTYAPKAKKIHIEIDPSEVHKNVFVDVPLVGDVKTVVSDLIPLVDEYDHDEWLEEINNWKNEADSRSIMNWEDDGKLYVAHLIGDIWKATGGGAIVTTDVGQHQMWTAQYYQLDKPNRWITSGGAGTMGFGLPSAIGAWFAAKDQEIWAIAGDGGFQMTAAELTTAVQEGANVKVAIMNNNFLGMVRQWQEFFFEKRYSAVNMLTPDFVKLAEAHGVPARLVTKREEVGEAIEWARKTRGPVVLEFRVEQEDAVYPMVPAGSALHEMIRRPVKQAAQK
- the ilvC gene encoding ketol-acid reductoisomerase, with translation MAKINFGGVEEEVVTRDEFPLEKAREVLKDEVVAVLGYGVQGPAQAMNMRDNGIKVIVGQRAGTKNWDKAVEDGWVPGETLFSVEEAAEKGTVIQYLLSDAGQRSLWSKIVECLNEGDMLYFSHGFSVTFKDDTGVIPPPHVDVALVAPKGSGRSVRLNYLDGSGINASFAVHQDATGKAKDRTIALGIAIGAGYLFPTTFEKEVYSDLTGERGILMGALAGVMEAQYNELRKHGHSPSEAFNETVEELTQSLIRLVGQNGMDWMYANCSTTAQRGALDWKDKFRDAVAPVFTDLYQSVVSGNEARITLEANSQPDYRAKLEVELAAVRDSEMWRAGAAVRSLRPENWKK